A genome region from Geodermatophilus bullaregiensis includes the following:
- the purU gene encoding formyltetrahydrofolate deformylase, which produces MSHALTLTLSCPERPGIVRAVSSFLFAHGCDIVEHQQFDDAVRGQLFLRTAFACLDGTDAGRMAEAFRPVAEEFGMDYRVAGDRPQRLLVMVSKLGHCLNDLVFRWRAGSLGGELVAVVSNHEDLRPMAEAAGLPFVHVPVTPGGKQAAEARLLELVEEHRVDLVVLARYMQVLSDETCAALRGRAINIHHSFLPGFKGAKPYHQAFDRGVKLVGATAHYVTPDLDEGPIIEQEVIRIDHTHDPRALATVGRDAEALALSRAVRWHCEQRVLLNGSSTVVFR; this is translated from the coding sequence GTGTCCCACGCCCTCACCCTCACGCTCAGCTGTCCCGAGCGTCCCGGCATCGTGCGCGCGGTGAGCTCGTTCCTGTTCGCGCACGGCTGCGACATCGTCGAGCACCAGCAGTTCGACGACGCCGTCCGCGGGCAGCTGTTCCTCCGGACGGCGTTCGCCTGCCTCGACGGCACCGACGCCGGCCGGATGGCCGAGGCGTTCCGCCCGGTCGCCGAGGAGTTCGGGATGGACTACCGGGTCGCCGGCGACCGTCCGCAGCGGCTGCTGGTCATGGTGTCGAAGCTCGGCCACTGCCTGAACGACCTGGTCTTCCGCTGGCGCGCGGGCAGCCTGGGCGGCGAGCTGGTCGCGGTGGTCTCCAACCACGAGGACCTGCGCCCGATGGCCGAGGCGGCCGGGCTGCCCTTCGTGCACGTGCCGGTCACGCCGGGCGGCAAGCAGGCGGCCGAGGCGCGGCTGCTGGAGCTGGTCGAGGAGCATCGGGTGGACCTGGTCGTGCTGGCCCGCTACATGCAGGTCCTCTCCGACGAGACGTGCGCCGCCCTGCGCGGCCGGGCGATCAACATCCACCACTCGTTCCTGCCGGGCTTCAAGGGCGCCAAGCCCTACCACCAGGCCTTCGACCGGGGCGTCAAGCTGGTCGGCGCGACGGCGCACTACGTGACGCCCGACCTCGACGAGGGGCCGATCATCGAGCAGGAGGTGATCCGCATCGACCACACCCACGACCCGCGCGCGCTGGCGACGGTGGGCCGGGACGCGGAGGCCCTCGCGCTGTCCCGCGCGGTGCGCTGGCACTGTGAGCAGCGGGTGCTGCTCAACGGGAGCAGCACGGTGGTCTTCCGGTGA
- a CDS encoding aldehyde dehydrogenase family protein has protein sequence MANLLIGSDWRAGSSGAQREVVNPFDQSVVAKVDEATADDVDAAVRAATAAFADGAGEWPRTPAGERGALLRRVADLLLRDEDDLARLETLDTGKTVGESRQDVQDVAAVFRYYADLADKDPGRLVDAGRRDVVSRVVYEPVGVCALITPWNYPLLQVCWKVAPALAAGNTIVVKPSEVTPLTTIRLAELLQEAGAPAGVVNLVLGGREVGAAMVEHPDVDLVSFTGGLATGQWILRAAAETVKKVTVELGGKNPNIVFADVDLDTAVDNALTAVFLHSGQVCSAGTRLIVQDEIHDEFVAAVAERAGRIRLGNGFDPATESGPLVSAEHRASVEEYVATGLREGARLVAGGRRPEEPALAGGFFYLPTVFADCRRDMHVVQEESFGPVLTVERFATEQEAIALGNDTDYGLAGAVWTADTARAERVARALRHGTVWINDFGPYLPQAEWGGFGRSGNGRELGPSGLAEYREAKHIWHNTAPQPARWFTG, from the coding sequence ATGGCCAACCTGCTGATCGGGAGCGACTGGCGCGCGGGGTCCTCGGGGGCCCAGCGCGAGGTGGTCAACCCCTTCGACCAGAGCGTCGTCGCCAAGGTCGACGAGGCGACCGCGGACGACGTCGACGCGGCCGTGCGCGCCGCGACGGCGGCGTTCGCGGACGGCGCGGGGGAGTGGCCGCGCACCCCGGCGGGCGAGCGCGGTGCCCTGCTGCGCCGGGTCGCCGACCTGCTGCTGCGCGACGAGGACGACCTCGCCCGGCTGGAGACCCTCGACACCGGCAAGACCGTCGGCGAGAGCCGGCAGGACGTGCAGGACGTCGCCGCCGTCTTCCGCTACTACGCCGACCTCGCCGACAAGGACCCCGGCCGGCTGGTCGACGCCGGACGCCGCGACGTCGTCAGCCGCGTCGTCTACGAGCCGGTGGGCGTGTGCGCGCTCATCACGCCGTGGAACTACCCGCTGCTGCAGGTGTGCTGGAAGGTGGCCCCGGCACTGGCCGCCGGCAACACCATCGTCGTCAAGCCCAGCGAGGTCACCCCGCTGACGACGATCCGGCTGGCCGAGCTCCTGCAGGAGGCCGGTGCCCCCGCGGGGGTGGTCAACCTCGTCCTCGGCGGCCGCGAGGTGGGCGCCGCGATGGTCGAGCACCCCGACGTCGACCTGGTCTCCTTCACCGGCGGCCTGGCCACGGGGCAGTGGATCCTGCGTGCCGCCGCGGAGACGGTGAAGAAGGTGACCGTCGAGCTCGGCGGCAAGAACCCCAACATCGTCTTCGCCGACGTCGACCTCGACACCGCCGTCGACAACGCCCTGACGGCGGTCTTCCTGCACTCCGGTCAGGTGTGCTCGGCCGGGACCCGGCTGATCGTTCAGGACGAGATCCACGACGAGTTCGTCGCGGCCGTGGCCGAGCGCGCCGGGCGCATCCGCCTCGGCAACGGGTTCGACCCGGCGACCGAGAGCGGACCCCTGGTGTCCGCGGAGCACCGGGCGAGCGTGGAGGAGTACGTCGCCACGGGACTGCGCGAGGGCGCCCGGCTGGTCGCCGGCGGCCGCCGTCCCGAGGAGCCGGCGCTGGCCGGTGGCTTCTTCTACCTGCCGACGGTCTTCGCCGACTGCCGGCGGGACATGCACGTCGTGCAGGAGGAGTCCTTCGGGCCGGTCCTCACCGTGGAGCGGTTCGCCACGGAGCAGGAGGCGATCGCGCTCGGCAACGACACCGACTACGGTCTGGCCGGCGCGGTGTGGACCGCCGACACCGCGCGCGCCGAGCGGGTCGCCCGGGCACTGCGGCACGGGACGGTGTGGATCAACGACTTCGGCCCCTACCTGCCGCAGGCGGAGTGGGGCGGGTTCGGACGGTCCGGCAACGGGCGCGAGCTCGGCCCGTCGGGTCTGGCCGAGTACCGCGAGGCCAAGCACATCTGGCACAACACCGCCCCTCAGCCGGCCCGCTGGTTCACCGGCTGA
- a CDS encoding L-serine ammonia-lyase gives MTISVFDLFRVGVGPSSSHTVGPMRAAGAFAARLRDEGLLARTAGVRCELFGSLGATGHGHGSVGAVVLGLEGERPDRVDPVVAGPRVDAVRAGDPLRLAGAHPVAFAVDRDVVLHRRRRLDFHSNGMVFRALDGAGAELLCRTYYSVGGGFVLDEDEAAAPAPDEDRAPVRYPFTTAAQLLGHTRATGLRISDVVLANELSWRSEAEVRDGLLAVWAVMQQCVDRGTRTAGVLPGGLQVRRRAPALRARLEADQDDTDALRAMEWVTLYALAVNEENAAGGRVVTAPTNGAAGIVPAVLHYHRDFVDAADEDAVVRFLLTAGAIGSLFKENASISGAEVGCQGEVGSACSMAAAGLAELLGGTPEQVENAAEIGIEHNLGLTCDPIGGLVQIPCIERNAVASVKAVTAARMAVRGDGVHRVSLDEAIATMRATGADMKDAYKETARGGLARAVSTGSPLDVVPAGVVPVSVVEC, from the coding sequence GTGACGATCAGCGTCTTCGACCTGTTCCGCGTCGGCGTCGGGCCGTCGAGCTCGCACACCGTGGGGCCGATGCGGGCCGCCGGCGCCTTCGCCGCGCGGCTGCGCGACGAGGGGCTGCTGGCGCGCACCGCCGGTGTGCGCTGCGAGCTGTTCGGGTCCCTCGGTGCCACCGGGCACGGCCACGGCAGCGTCGGGGCCGTCGTGCTGGGCCTGGAGGGGGAGCGGCCCGACCGGGTCGACCCCGTCGTCGCCGGACCGCGGGTGGACGCCGTCCGCGCCGGGGACCCGCTCCGCCTGGCGGGCGCGCACCCGGTCGCCTTCGCCGTCGACCGGGACGTGGTGCTGCACCGCCGCCGCCGGCTGGACTTCCACAGCAACGGCATGGTGTTCCGCGCCCTGGACGGCGCCGGTGCCGAGCTGCTGTGCCGCACCTACTACTCGGTGGGCGGCGGGTTCGTCCTCGACGAGGACGAGGCGGCCGCCCCCGCGCCCGACGAGGACCGTGCGCCGGTCCGCTACCCGTTCACCACCGCCGCGCAGCTGCTCGGCCACACCCGCGCGACCGGGCTGCGGATCAGCGACGTCGTGCTGGCCAACGAGCTCTCCTGGCGCAGCGAGGCCGAGGTGCGCGACGGGCTGCTGGCCGTCTGGGCGGTCATGCAGCAGTGCGTCGACCGTGGCACCCGGACCGCGGGTGTCCTGCCGGGCGGGCTGCAGGTGCGCCGCCGCGCGCCGGCGCTGCGGGCCCGGCTGGAGGCCGACCAGGACGACACCGACGCCCTGCGCGCGATGGAGTGGGTGACCCTCTACGCCCTCGCCGTCAACGAGGAGAACGCCGCCGGCGGCCGGGTGGTCACCGCCCCGACCAACGGCGCTGCCGGGATCGTGCCGGCCGTCCTGCACTACCACCGCGACTTCGTCGACGCCGCCGACGAGGACGCCGTCGTCCGCTTCCTGCTCACCGCCGGGGCGATCGGCTCGCTGTTCAAGGAGAACGCGTCGATCTCCGGCGCCGAGGTCGGCTGCCAGGGCGAGGTGGGCTCGGCCTGCTCCATGGCCGCCGCCGGGCTGGCCGAGCTCCTCGGCGGGACGCCGGAGCAGGTGGAGAACGCCGCGGAGATCGGCATCGAGCACAACCTCGGGCTGACCTGCGACCCCATCGGCGGCCTCGTGCAGATCCCCTGCATCGAGCGCAACGCCGTCGCGTCGGTCAAGGCCGTCACCGCCGCCCGCATGGCCGTGCGCGGCGACGGCGTGCACCGCGTCTCCCTCGACGAGGCGATCGCCACCATGCGCGCCACCGGTGCCGACATGAAGGACGCCTACAAGGAGACCGCGCGGGGTGGGCTGGCCCGCGCCGTGTCGACCGGCTCCCCCCTCGACGTCGTCCCCGCCGGCGTCGTCCCCGTCAGTGTCGTCGAGTGCTGA